The following are encoded together in the Methylomonas methanica MC09 genome:
- a CDS encoding phosphate/phosphite/phosphonate ABC transporter substrate-binding protein produces the protein MMNFRRILGVCCLFWLICSSPGYADTFETADAGGWLHQLRDYLSPKSLPHYQPTFSVLPRKQIKEYIVGIHPLHNPKRLFEVYGPIVEYINQQIPEIEFKLEASRNYQEFDKKLYEGHFDIAMPNPYQTINALKHGYRVFGKMADDDDFRGIILVRRDSGINSVADLKGKAVAYPAKTALAATMMPQYFLHTHGLNVNRDIENHYVGSQESSIMHVLMGDVAAAATWPVPWKLFLAEYPLQAGELVVKWQTEPLQNNGWVVRKDIPAGVIDKFSGLLFSLQDSEAGRAMLAAVPVSRFEAANDQTYAPVEAFVRRFNQTVLSLKP, from the coding sequence ATGATGAACTTTAGGCGGATTTTGGGTGTGTGCTGTTTGTTCTGGCTGATCTGCTCGAGCCCGGGTTATGCCGACACATTCGAAACAGCGGATGCCGGCGGCTGGCTGCATCAGTTGCGGGATTACCTCAGTCCCAAGTCCCTCCCGCATTATCAACCGACCTTCAGCGTCCTGCCCAGGAAACAGATAAAAGAGTACATTGTCGGTATTCACCCGCTACACAACCCCAAACGGCTGTTTGAAGTTTACGGGCCTATAGTCGAATATATCAACCAGCAGATTCCGGAAATCGAGTTTAAACTGGAAGCGTCGCGCAATTATCAGGAATTCGATAAAAAACTCTATGAAGGGCATTTCGACATTGCCATGCCCAATCCCTATCAAACCATCAATGCTCTAAAACACGGATATCGGGTGTTCGGAAAAATGGCGGACGATGACGACTTTCGCGGCATTATCTTGGTGCGCCGGGACAGCGGTATTAACAGTGTGGCCGATCTAAAGGGCAAGGCGGTTGCATACCCCGCAAAAACGGCTCTGGCCGCCACTATGATGCCGCAATATTTTCTGCATACCCATGGATTGAATGTAAACCGGGACATCGAAAACCACTATGTGGGTTCGCAGGAGTCATCGATCATGCACGTGCTGATGGGCGATGTGGCCGCCGCCGCTACTTGGCCCGTACCCTGGAAATTATTTTTAGCGGAGTACCCGCTGCAAGCGGGCGAATTGGTCGTAAAGTGGCAAACGGAGCCGTTGCAGAACAACGGCTGGGTGGTCCGAAAAGACATACCCGCCGGCGTAATCGATAAGTTTTCCGGCCTGTTATTTTCGCTGCAGGATAGCGAAGCGGGCCGGGCCATGCTGGCCGCCGTGCCGGTATCGCGGTTTGAAGCCGCCAACGATCAAACTTATGCGCCGGTCGAGGCATTTGTGCGGCGCTTCAATCAAACCGTGCTGTCGCTAAAGCCATGA